The following is a genomic window from SAR324 cluster bacterium.
GACAAGCTTTTAAAGTGGAATATGCCTCACTATTCCCTGCTTCAGATCCAAAAGGTGAGATGTTCCCAGAGAGATTTGAAGCTCTTTTGAATAGTGAAGAATTGAATTTTGAATGTGTGCCTTTGAGGCAGTCGATTTCTTGACTGAAGTTGAGATCAAGCCTCCAGAGAATCTTTGCTTAGATCTGATCTGAACCACTTTGGTTCTTTGCTTGAAAACTCTACTTATTCAAGAATTAGCTATCGTTACCTCCCACACTAGATTGTTAATTAAACATCCCAAGACAGGGTTTCCCCCAAAATCCATTTGGGAAAAAAATTTTGCCAAACTCACATTATGGAATTGATATGTCAAACAAAAAATTTCTTTAATTTTGACCCTTTTAAATTTGTACTTGCTTGAGATCTGAATGATTCAACAGAACAACACTTTGTAGACTGCATAGATGTTGCTTAGATTATTTTTCTCTATTCAACCCTTAAATTTTGGTTGTGGAGCAGATCCCACAAGACACCGAGGTGCTCCTTTCTTGAAGGAAATTCAATGAAATATCTGTTGCTCGCGTTGGCCCTGACCTGTGGATGGACAGCTCAGGCGTTCAATGATGATGATGTCCGGATGGTCAAATCGATGAAGAAGTGTGTCCGCTGTGATCTGAGCGGAGCAGAGCTGCGCAATGCTGATTTGAGCAATGCAATTCTTTTAGGAGCCAATCTTCAGAGTGCAGACTTGAGAGGAGCAGACCTGAGTAACGCGAATCTGGAGCAAGCCAAACTTCGGGGTGCGAATCTTCAGGAAGCCAAACTTTCGGGAGCTTATCTGAGTGGAGCCTACTTGGGAGCTGCAGACCTGAGTGGTGCTGATATGCGTGACACACAGCTTTATAATGCTGACCTAACCGAGGCATTTGTTGGAAAGGCAAATCTAAACAACGCAGACCTGAGGCAGGCAAAACTCATTCGTGCTGACTTGAGCGAATCCAACTTGATCAGAGCTGACATGAGTCGTTCAAATCTGAGTGCAGCAACTCTCATGGGGGCTGACCTTCGTCTGGGCCTGCTAAATAATGCGGAGTTTTGCAATACTACTATGCCCAATGGAGAAGTCTCCTACGACGATTGTTGAGTATCTGTTTGATCCTGCTGCTTGATTCTGACAAAGGTTGACAGCGGGATCATCCATCCCTGTTTGATTTCCTTAAGTGATCCTACTTCAAATTTCTAAAGTCTCCTCCAATGTCAATTCTCTTCGGATCCCATCCCCAATTCACAGAATATCAGATTTGAAAGCAGGCCTTATTTTCTTGAGCTACCAGTACCTTTTACACAATCCTTGATCACAATCTTCTTATTGAATTTCAAAACTTCGGAAAAATCTTATCAACACCAGCCCAAAAACATCTCATGAGTAAAAGACTAGACCAAAAGTTGGCCCGCATCCGCAATGGCCAATACACCCCAAAAGATTTCATCATTGCAGATGCAAAAGACGCTGACATGGCAAATGGTTGCAAGACGGCTGGTTTGCAGAAAGGCCCAGAAGGGCATTCGAGTGGCCGTTACAATCCAATCAAGGTGTATCGCAATGATATGCTGAAGATTATGGAGAGTGATTTAGTGGATATCATGCTCACCTCGCTTTCAACGGCTGAGATCCTCACCCAGCAGGGCGCTTATGCTAATACGGAAATCACCCCTGCGATTCGGCTGAATGATACTACGGATATTTGGGTGGGTAGAGGAGCTTCTTATTCATCTCAACCTGCACTACCTTTTAGAACAGCCCGCCTTGATCGAGTGAAACCCGTAGCAGATTTGGGATTGTATGCGATCACTTTCTACAACGATCTTCAGCAGGATCATCGCACTCTGGAGGCCTACGCTCTCTTTAGAGATGAAGCATCTGCTCAAGGTGTCAGACACTTCCTGGAAGTCTTCAATCCACAGACTCACGTAGTGACCCCAGGTGCTGATTTTGGATCCTATAATAATGATGCGATCATACGCTGTTTGGCGGCTGTTTCCAGGCAGGATAGTCCACTTTTCCTCAAGGCTGTTTACAATGGACCAGCCGCAACGGAAGAAATCGCTTCTTATGACCCTGGAAATCTAATTTTTGGGATTCTTGGAGGTTCAGCTGGAACCACTAGAGATTGCTTGGAGCTGATCCGGCAGGCTGAGAAATATGGCGCTCGAGTAGCTCTCTTTGGTCGCAAGATCTACTATGCAGAAGACTCTGTTGCCATGGTAAAAGCGATGCGTCGAACGATTGAAGAAGGACTAGATTCTGTGGAGGCGACAAAGGCGTATCATGCGGATCTTGAAAAGTTAGGCGTTCACCCGCTACGAGAAT
Proteins encoded in this region:
- a CDS encoding pentapeptide repeat-containing protein, translated to MKYLLLALALTCGWTAQAFNDDDVRMVKSMKKCVRCDLSGAELRNADLSNAILLGANLQSADLRGADLSNANLEQAKLRGANLQEAKLSGAYLSGAYLGAADLSGADMRDTQLYNADLTEAFVGKANLNNADLRQAKLIRADLSESNLIRADMSRSNLSAATLMGADLRLGLLNNAEFCNTTMPNGEVSYDDC